The proteins below come from a single Burkholderia humptydooensis genomic window:
- a CDS encoding efflux RND transporter permease subunit — protein sequence MNLSRPFITRPVATTLLALGIALAGLFAFVKLPVSPLPQVDFPTILVQASLPGASPETVATSVTSPLERHLGSIADVAEMTSMSSVGNARIVLQFNLNRDIDGAARDVQAAINAARADLPASLKSNPTYRKVNPADSPIMVVSLTSKTASPAKLYDAASTVLQQSLSQVDGIGQVSLSGSANPAVRVELEPQALFHYGIGLEDVRAALASANANSPKGAIESGPHHYQLYTNDQASKASQYKDLVIAYRNGAAVSLSDVSSVVDSVEDLRNLGLMNGERAVLVILYRSPGANIIDTIERVKAALPQLTAALPADIQVTPVLDRSRTIRASLADTEHTLLIAVSLVVMVVFLFLRNWRATLIPSVAVPISIIGTFGAMYLLGFSLNNLSLMALIVATGFVVDDAIVVLENIARHIENGTPRLQAAFDGAREVGFTVLSISLSLVAVFLPILLMGGIVGRLFREFALTLSLAIAVSLVVSLTLTPMMCARLLPEAHDPRDEGRVARWLERGFERMQRGYERTLSWALRHPLTILMTLVATIALNIALYIVVPKGFFPQQDTGLMIGGIQADQTTSFQAMKLKFTEMMRIVRANPNVADVAGFTGGAQTNSGFMFVALKDKPQRKLSADQVIQQLRPQLADVAGARTFLQAAQDIRAGGRQSNAQYQFTLLGDSTAELYKWGPILTEALQKRPELADVNSDQQQGGLEAMVTIDRATAARLGIKPAQIDNTLYDAFGQRQVSTIYNPLNQYHVVMEVAPQYWQSPEMLKQIYVSTSGGSASGAQTTNAAAGTYVATSTRASTAGAAAQSAAAIAADSARNQALNSIASSGKSSASSGAAVSTSKSTMVPLSAIASFGPSTTPLAVNHQGLFVATTISFNLPPGVSLSKATQVIYQTMAEVGVPPTIQGSFQGTAQAFQESLKDQPILILAALAAVYIVLGILYESYIHPVTILSTLPSAGVGALLGLLLFKTEFSIIALIGVILLIGIVKKNAIMMVDFAIDASRQGKSSFDAIHEACLLRFRPIMMTTMAALLGALPLVFGHGDGAEMRAPLGIAIAGGLIVSQMLTLYTTPVVYLYMDRLRVWAEKRRNRRSSGGAAVAGE from the coding sequence ATGAACCTGTCGCGCCCGTTCATCACCCGCCCCGTCGCGACGACGCTGCTCGCGCTCGGGATCGCGCTCGCCGGCCTGTTCGCGTTCGTCAAGCTGCCCGTCTCGCCGCTGCCGCAGGTCGATTTCCCGACGATCCTCGTGCAGGCGTCGCTGCCCGGCGCGAGCCCGGAGACCGTCGCGACCAGCGTGACGAGCCCGCTCGAGCGGCATCTGGGCTCGATCGCGGACGTCGCCGAAATGACCTCGATGAGCTCGGTCGGCAACGCGCGGATCGTGCTCCAGTTCAACCTGAACCGCGACATCGACGGCGCCGCGCGCGACGTGCAGGCCGCGATCAACGCCGCGCGCGCGGATCTGCCCGCGAGCCTGAAGAGCAACCCGACGTACCGCAAGGTCAACCCGGCCGATTCGCCGATCATGGTCGTGTCGCTCACGTCGAAGACGGCGTCGCCCGCGAAGCTGTACGACGCCGCGTCGACGGTGCTGCAGCAGTCGCTGTCGCAGGTCGACGGGATCGGCCAGGTCAGCCTGAGCGGCTCGGCGAACCCGGCCGTGCGCGTCGAGCTCGAGCCGCAGGCGCTGTTCCACTACGGGATCGGCCTCGAGGACGTGCGCGCCGCGCTCGCGTCCGCGAACGCGAACAGCCCGAAGGGCGCGATCGAGTCCGGCCCGCACCACTATCAGCTATACACGAACGACCAGGCGTCGAAGGCCTCGCAATACAAGGATCTCGTGATCGCGTACCGCAACGGCGCGGCCGTGAGCCTCTCGGACGTGTCGAGCGTCGTCGACTCGGTCGAGGATCTGCGCAATCTCGGCCTCATGAACGGCGAGCGCGCGGTGCTCGTGATCCTGTACCGGTCGCCCGGCGCGAACATCATCGACACGATCGAGCGCGTGAAGGCCGCGCTGCCGCAACTGACGGCCGCGCTGCCCGCCGACATCCAGGTCACGCCGGTGCTCGACCGCTCGCGCACGATCCGCGCATCGCTCGCCGACACCGAGCACACGCTGCTCATCGCGGTGAGCCTCGTCGTGATGGTCGTGTTCCTGTTCCTGCGCAACTGGCGCGCGACGCTGATCCCGAGCGTCGCGGTGCCGATCTCGATCATCGGCACGTTCGGCGCGATGTATCTGCTCGGCTTCTCGCTGAACAACCTGTCGCTGATGGCGCTCATCGTCGCGACGGGCTTCGTCGTCGACGACGCGATCGTCGTGCTCGAGAACATCGCGCGCCACATCGAGAACGGCACGCCGCGGCTGCAGGCCGCATTCGACGGCGCGCGCGAGGTCGGCTTCACGGTGCTGTCGATCAGCCTGTCGCTCGTCGCGGTGTTTCTGCCGATCCTCCTGATGGGCGGCATCGTCGGGCGCCTGTTCCGCGAATTCGCGCTCACGCTGTCGCTCGCGATCGCCGTGTCGCTCGTCGTGTCGCTCACGCTCACGCCGATGATGTGCGCGCGCCTGCTGCCCGAAGCGCACGATCCGCGCGACGAGGGCCGCGTCGCGCGCTGGCTCGAGCGCGGCTTCGAGCGGATGCAGCGCGGCTACGAGCGCACGCTGTCGTGGGCGCTGCGCCATCCGCTCACGATCCTGATGACGCTCGTCGCGACGATCGCGCTCAACATCGCGCTGTACATCGTCGTGCCGAAGGGCTTCTTCCCGCAGCAGGACACGGGCCTCATGATCGGCGGCATCCAGGCCGACCAGACGACCTCGTTCCAGGCGATGAAGCTCAAGTTCACCGAGATGATGCGCATCGTCCGCGCGAATCCGAACGTCGCGGACGTCGCGGGCTTCACGGGCGGCGCGCAGACGAACTCGGGCTTCATGTTCGTCGCGCTGAAGGACAAGCCGCAGCGCAAGCTGTCGGCCGATCAGGTGATCCAGCAACTGCGGCCGCAGCTCGCCGACGTCGCGGGCGCGCGCACGTTCCTGCAGGCCGCGCAGGACATCCGCGCGGGCGGCCGGCAGAGCAACGCGCAGTATCAGTTCACGCTGCTCGGCGACTCGACGGCCGAGCTGTACAAGTGGGGGCCGATCCTCACGGAGGCGCTGCAAAAGCGCCCCGAGCTCGCCGACGTGAACTCCGACCAGCAGCAAGGCGGCCTCGAGGCGATGGTGACGATCGACCGCGCGACCGCCGCGCGCCTCGGCATCAAGCCGGCGCAGATCGACAACACGCTGTACGACGCGTTCGGCCAGCGCCAGGTGTCGACGATCTACAACCCGCTCAACCAGTACCACGTCGTGATGGAGGTCGCGCCGCAGTACTGGCAGAGCCCGGAGATGCTCAAGCAGATCTACGTCAGCACATCGGGCGGCAGCGCGAGCGGCGCGCAGACGACGAACGCGGCGGCGGGCACCTACGTCGCGACCTCGACGCGCGCGTCGACGGCCGGCGCGGCCGCGCAGAGCGCCGCCGCGATCGCCGCCGATTCGGCGCGCAACCAGGCGCTCAACTCGATCGCGTCGAGCGGCAAGTCGAGCGCGTCGTCGGGCGCGGCGGTGTCGACGTCGAAATCGACGATGGTGCCGCTCTCCGCGATCGCGAGCTTCGGGCCGAGCACGACGCCGCTCGCGGTCAACCATCAGGGCCTGTTCGTCGCGACGACGATCTCGTTCAACCTGCCGCCCGGCGTGTCGCTGTCGAAGGCGACGCAGGTGATCTACCAGACGATGGCCGAGGTCGGCGTGCCGCCGACGATCCAGGGCAGCTTCCAGGGCACCGCGCAGGCGTTCCAGGAGTCGCTGAAGGATCAGCCGATCCTGATCCTCGCCGCGCTCGCGGCCGTCTACATCGTGCTCGGGATTCTGTACGAGAGCTACATCCATCCGGTCACGATCCTGTCGACGCTGCCGTCGGCGGGCGTCGGCGCGCTGCTCGGCCTGCTGCTCTTCAAGACCGAGTTCAGCATCATCGCGCTGATCGGCGTGATCCTGCTCATCGGCATCGTGAAGAAGAACGCGATCATGATGGTCGACTTCGCAATCGACGCGTCGCGGCAAGGCAAGTCGTCGTTCGACGCGATTCACGAAGCATGCTTGCTGCGCTTCCGGCCGATCATGATGACGACGATGGCGGCGCTGCTCGGCGCGCTGCCGCTCGTGTTCGGCCACGGCGACGGCGCGGAGATGCGCGCGCCGCTCGGGATCGCGATCGCGGGCGGGCTCATCGTGTCGCAGATGCTGACGCTCTATACGACGCCCGTCGTCTATCTGTACATGGACCGGCTGCGCGTGTGGGCCGAGAAGCGCCGGAACCGCCGGTCGTCGGGCGGCGCGGCAGTCGCGGGCGAGTGA
- a CDS encoding SDR family oxidoreductase, with translation MSMKVLLIGASGRTGRALADLLLKQQDFEVTALVRRPDFALPGAKVVVADLTGDFSSAFDGITHAIYAAGSAESEGATEEEQIDRDAVARAADYAKARNVQKLVVISSLTAYWPQRSPEFLRHYSQMKREGDDRVIASGIDYVILRPGPLTDDPGVGKIALTEERLDNAPPVARQDVAWAAIEAIKLGISKKMVGFVGGGVPIEQALRA, from the coding sequence ATGTCGATGAAGGTACTGCTGATTGGCGCGTCCGGCCGCACGGGCCGCGCGCTCGCGGACCTGCTGCTCAAGCAGCAGGATTTCGAGGTCACGGCGCTCGTGCGCCGGCCGGATTTTGCGCTGCCGGGCGCGAAAGTCGTCGTTGCCGATCTGACGGGCGACTTCTCGTCCGCGTTCGACGGCATCACGCACGCGATCTACGCGGCGGGCTCCGCCGAGTCGGAAGGCGCGACCGAAGAGGAACAGATCGACCGCGACGCCGTCGCGCGCGCGGCCGACTATGCGAAGGCGCGCAACGTGCAGAAGCTCGTCGTGATCAGCTCGCTCACCGCGTACTGGCCGCAGCGCAGCCCCGAGTTCCTGCGCCACTACTCGCAGATGAAGCGCGAGGGCGACGACCGCGTGATCGCGTCGGGCATCGACTACGTGATCCTGCGCCCAGGCCCGCTCACCGACGATCCGGGCGTCGGCAAGATCGCGCTCACCGAGGAGCGGCTCGACAACGCGCCGCCCGTCGCGCGCCAGGACGTCGCTTGGGCGGCGATCGAGGCGATCAAGCTCGGCATCTCGAAGAAGATGGTCGGCTTCGTCGGCGGCGGCGTGCCGATCGAGCAGGCGCTGCGCGCATAA